In Sporosarcina psychrophila, a genomic segment contains:
- the xseA gene encoding exodeoxyribonuclease VII large subunit: protein MAGHPHLSVQALTKYIKRKFDADPHLRNVFVKGELSNVKSHPSGHIYFTLKDEKSRIQSAMFRSSASSLKFKPENGMNVLITGDVTVFETSGNYQLYVQSMQPDGIGALYLAFEQLKESLGKEGLFDARWKRPLPLFPTKIGVVTAQSGAAIQDICSTIERRYPLAEIILFPAIVQGPQAAPSIVKSIEQADTYGSIDVLIVGRGGGSIEDLWAFNEESVARAIFSCRLPVISAVGHETDTTIADFVSDRRAPTPTAAAEMAVPARDELFERLLDRKRAIYNSLSNQIKNERKHLISLQTSYPLQFPERLYRPFTDRLIGLEGRLLRSGQDITGHRLSQYQRLNSMLSTFSPEQRIKEGHRNTVALTERLTRGVHQDVRIQSDRFHASVRMLKALNPLTIMERGYSIVYQNNEVANSTKSLEVGGNIQIRLQDGTVEAMVQKITLHEGEEI, encoded by the coding sequence TTGGCCGGACACCCACACTTGTCTGTACAAGCATTAACGAAATACATTAAACGGAAGTTCGATGCAGATCCCCATTTACGTAATGTATTTGTTAAAGGGGAACTGTCGAACGTTAAAAGTCATCCGAGCGGACATATATACTTCACCTTGAAAGATGAAAAAAGTAGGATCCAGTCAGCGATGTTCCGTTCTAGCGCATCAAGTCTTAAATTCAAGCCTGAAAATGGCATGAACGTACTGATTACAGGCGATGTAACAGTTTTTGAAACGAGCGGAAACTATCAATTATATGTCCAATCAATGCAACCTGATGGTATCGGTGCGCTTTATCTCGCGTTTGAACAATTGAAAGAGAGTCTGGGGAAAGAAGGATTGTTCGATGCGCGTTGGAAAAGACCGCTACCTTTGTTTCCAACTAAAATCGGTGTAGTTACGGCGCAATCAGGTGCCGCAATTCAAGATATCTGTTCAACAATTGAAAGACGTTATCCACTTGCAGAAATCATTTTGTTTCCTGCGATTGTTCAGGGACCGCAAGCCGCACCTTCCATTGTCAAATCAATTGAACAGGCAGATACATATGGTTCCATCGATGTTCTCATCGTTGGACGCGGCGGGGGTTCTATAGAAGACCTGTGGGCGTTCAATGAAGAGTCGGTAGCACGAGCAATCTTTTCTTGCCGACTTCCGGTTATCAGCGCTGTCGGGCATGAAACCGACACGACAATTGCCGATTTTGTCTCGGACAGAAGGGCACCTACTCCGACAGCTGCAGCTGAAATGGCCGTTCCTGCACGTGACGAGTTGTTTGAAAGGCTATTGGACCGGAAACGTGCTATTTATAATTCACTTTCCAATCAGATAAAAAATGAACGCAAACATCTTATAAGCTTACAAACATCCTATCCACTTCAATTTCCCGAGCGTCTTTATCGTCCGTTCACTGATAGATTGATTGGACTTGAGGGCAGACTCTTACGAAGCGGACAAGATATTACAGGCCACCGGCTATCCCAATACCAAAGGTTAAATAGTATGCTGTCCACTTTCTCACCTGAACAGCGAATCAAAGAAGGTCACAGGAATACAGTGGCACTCACGGAACGTTTGACTAGGGGAGTTCATCAAGACGTTCGCATACAAAGTGATCGTTTCCATGCATCTGTTCGTATGCTAAAGGCACTTAACCCACTTACTATTATGGAGCGCGGCTATTCGATTGTTTATCAGAACAACGAAGTTGCTAATTCTACCAAATCGCTTGAGGTTGGTGGAAACATTCAAATACGCTTGCAAGATGGAACCGTAGAAGCGATGGTCCAAAAGATTACATTGCATGAAGGGGAGGAAATTTAA
- a CDS encoding Asp23/Gls24 family envelope stress response protein, with protein sequence MTDKTIPTFVGMAPAGDGELGRVQLAPEVLEVIIGIATTEVKGVANTRGNFATGVAEKFGKVNHGKGVKTEWSEEGLTIDVYCVVEYGYSVPAIAVDIQKQIRHAIFHMTSLETKEVNVHITGIQFEAGAETE encoded by the coding sequence ATGACTGATAAAACAATTCCAACATTCGTCGGGATGGCTCCGGCGGGGGATGGTGAGCTCGGACGTGTCCAGCTTGCTCCCGAAGTTCTTGAAGTGATTATCGGAATTGCGACGACGGAAGTAAAAGGCGTCGCGAATACAAGAGGAAACTTTGCCACTGGAGTTGCGGAAAAGTTCGGTAAAGTGAACCATGGGAAAGGGGTCAAAACGGAATGGTCTGAAGAGGGTCTGACGATTGACGTATATTGCGTTGTCGAATACGGCTATTCTGTACCTGCCATTGCCGTGGATATCCAAAAGCAAATTCGTCATGCAATTTTCCACATGACTTCCCTTGAAACGAAAGAAGTCAATGTCCATATTACAGGGATCCAGTTTGAGGCTGGAGCGGAAACGGAATGA
- the folD gene encoding bifunctional methylenetetrahydrofolate dehydrogenase/methenyltetrahydrofolate cyclohydrolase FolD has product MTGKLIDGKVIGQEIRDEIKERVTALKEHGCQPGLAVVLVGENQASRTYVRNKQKSSSEVGMKSELIELPVTVSEKELLDHVTRLNNDDSIHGILVQLPLPDHIDENLVISAIDPTKDVDGFHPENVGKMIIGQKAFLSCTPYGIIKLLERTDTEISGKHAVIVGRSNIVGKPMGQLLLQRDATVTYCHSKTKDLASFTKQADILIVAIGKTKFITDEHIKEGAVVIDVGMNRDENGKLCGDVDFESAKTKASAITPVPGGVGPMTITMLLKNTLHSAEQASAEGRCSQQL; this is encoded by the coding sequence ATGACTGGAAAACTGATTGATGGAAAAGTAATCGGGCAAGAGATCAGAGACGAAATCAAGGAAAGAGTAACTGCTTTGAAAGAGCACGGTTGTCAGCCGGGGCTTGCGGTCGTTCTGGTTGGTGAGAATCAGGCTTCCCGTACATATGTTAGGAACAAGCAGAAATCAAGTTCGGAAGTGGGCATGAAATCGGAACTGATTGAACTTCCAGTCACAGTATCCGAAAAGGAGTTACTCGATCATGTCACACGGCTGAATAATGATGATTCAATTCATGGTATTCTGGTTCAGCTTCCGTTACCCGACCATATTGACGAAAACCTAGTCATCAGTGCAATTGACCCGACAAAAGATGTAGATGGATTCCATCCTGAAAATGTTGGGAAAATGATTATTGGTCAAAAAGCATTTCTATCATGCACGCCATACGGTATCATCAAACTCCTCGAACGAACAGATACTGAAATCAGCGGTAAGCATGCTGTTATCGTTGGACGCAGTAACATTGTCGGAAAACCGATGGGTCAATTGCTTTTACAGCGCGATGCGACAGTCACATACTGTCATTCTAAAACCAAGGATTTAGCTTCATTTACGAAACAGGCTGATATTCTCATTGTCGCAATAGGCAAGACAAAGTTCATCACAGATGAGCACATTAAAGAAGGCGCTGTCGTTATAGATGTTGGTATGAACCGCGATGAAAATGGTAAATTATGCGGAGACGTCGATTTCGAATCGGCAAAAACGAAAGCTTCAGCTATTACACCGGTTCCAGGTGGGGTAGGTCCGATGACAATTACGATGTTACTGAAAAACACACTTCATAGTGCAGAACAGGCTTCTGCAGAGGGAAGATGTTCACAACAACTATAA
- a CDS encoding exodeoxyribonuclease VII small subunit, whose product MGKEPIRFEEAMLNLEEVVQKLETGDVPLEDAITLYKKGMELSAYCHGKLQDAEKQLISIIDKDGNKAEFDPAKGSESNA is encoded by the coding sequence TTGGGAAAAGAGCCAATCCGCTTTGAAGAAGCGATGCTTAACTTAGAGGAAGTTGTCCAAAAGCTTGAAACAGGGGACGTACCACTTGAGGATGCAATTACACTTTACAAAAAAGGGATGGAACTATCCGCTTATTGCCACGGGAAATTACAGGATGCTGAAAAACAACTCATTTCCATTATCGACAAAGATGGCAATAAGGCAGAATTCGATCCTGCGAAAGGTTCTGAGTCGAATGCATAA
- the ahrC gene encoding transcriptional regulator AhrC/ArgR has translation MNKGHRQIRIRDIISNFEIETQDQLVDSLKAAGVDVTQATVSRDIKEMHLIKVPLSDGSYKYSLPPVHKYNTEQKLHRMLTDAFVSIDAAGHFIVLKTLPGNAQAVGSLMDHLGWDEILGTICGDDTSLIICRDESLTGVVKEKLLAML, from the coding sequence ATGAATAAAGGGCATAGGCAAATTCGTATTCGTGATATTATCTCGAATTTTGAAATAGAAACACAAGATCAGCTCGTAGATAGCCTAAAAGCAGCGGGAGTGGACGTGACACAAGCGACCGTTTCACGTGATATAAAAGAAATGCATCTTATTAAGGTCCCTTTGTCTGATGGTAGCTATAAATACAGTCTGCCACCCGTACATAAGTACAATACAGAACAAAAACTTCACCGAATGCTAACTGATGCCTTTGTCAGTATTGATGCAGCAGGTCATTTTATTGTTTTGAAAACGCTTCCTGGCAATGCGCAAGCTGTCGGTTCTTTAATGGATCATCTCGGATGGGATGAAATTCTTGGAACGATTTGTGGCGATGATACGAGTTTGATTATTTGTCGTGATGAATCACTGACAGGAGTAGTGAAAGAAAAACTGTTGGCGATGCTCTGA
- a CDS encoding SpoIVB peptidase S55 domain-containing protein, producing MGWSRQFKLAVSFSVLLLVMPFTTNAAFAKDGTLIPMGQSIGIKMDLSGVYITNDVMISKDNWLKAGDLIGQLDDVAVSTLHEYEKVSSSMRDKKEIVLHVIRNEESSQILADGEAMKRLLPFLKDRTEGTGTLTYVDPDKGTYGALGHQIIDSALKSPPSFKTGAIYLSEIDQIKKSVPGIPGYKISTIVDDDDFLGTIRINGLYGIFGSWNSDYKEVLTEPLTIMQPAEVKEGAAEIYTTIKGTKVESFSIRIIEVEQDQFHFVLTDPELLKATGGILQGMSGSPVIQNGQFAGAVTHMFVDDPKKGAALFLEKMRSGEN from the coding sequence ATGGGATGGAGTAGACAGTTTAAGTTGGCCGTTTCGTTTTCTGTGCTTTTACTTGTCATGCCATTCACTACAAATGCAGCATTTGCTAAAGATGGAACGCTGATACCGATGGGACAATCGATTGGTATTAAAATGGATTTGTCGGGAGTCTACATCACAAATGATGTCATGATCAGTAAAGATAACTGGTTGAAGGCAGGTGATCTAATCGGACAATTAGACGATGTAGCAGTCAGTACCCTTCATGAGTACGAAAAAGTATCATCCTCAATGCGAGACAAAAAAGAAATCGTATTGCACGTCATCAGAAACGAGGAAAGCAGTCAAATCCTAGCAGATGGCGAAGCGATGAAACGTCTCCTTCCATTCCTGAAAGATCGAACAGAAGGGACAGGTACCTTGACGTATGTCGATCCGGACAAAGGGACATACGGAGCGCTCGGTCATCAGATCATCGACAGTGCACTGAAATCACCACCTTCGTTTAAAACAGGAGCGATTTATCTTTCAGAAATCGATCAAATTAAAAAAAGCGTGCCCGGAATTCCAGGTTATAAAATTTCAACGATTGTCGATGATGATGATTTTTTAGGGACGATTCGAATAAACGGTCTTTATGGCATCTTCGGGTCGTGGAACAGCGACTATAAGGAAGTGTTAACCGAACCTTTAACGATTATGCAGCCAGCAGAAGTAAAAGAAGGCGCTGCTGAAATTTACACAACGATTAAAGGGACAAAAGTTGAATCCTTTTCAATTCGAATTATAGAAGTAGAACAAGACCAGTTCCATTTCGTGTTAACAGATCCCGAATTGCTCAAAGCAACCGGAGGAATTTTACAAGGGATGAGTGGAAGTCCCGTTATCCAAAACGGGCAATTTGCAGGCGCGGTAACGCATATGTTTGTCGATGATCCTAAAAAAGGTGCAGCCCTATTTTTGGAGAAAATGCGTAGCGGGGAAAATTAA
- the nusB gene encoding transcription antitermination factor NusB: protein MKRREAREKAVQTLFQLDNTELSVDEAINYIVEEPANRFYEQLVRGTVQNKEAIDEVLTGKLEHWSLDRLPKIERTVLRIAVYELLFNEEVPHRVVLNEAIELCKIFGDEKSGRFVNGVLSKFEEK, encoded by the coding sequence ATGAAACGAAGAGAAGCACGTGAAAAAGCAGTACAAACCCTTTTTCAACTTGATAATACAGAATTGAGTGTAGATGAAGCAATTAACTACATTGTTGAAGAACCAGCAAATCGTTTTTATGAACAGCTTGTACGGGGAACTGTGCAAAATAAAGAAGCAATAGATGAGGTCCTCACAGGAAAACTGGAACACTGGTCATTGGACCGACTTCCGAAAATTGAGCGGACTGTTTTGAGAATCGCAGTTTATGAATTGCTGTTCAATGAGGAAGTACCACATAGAGTGGTCTTGAATGAGGCAATCGAGCTATGTAAAATATTCGGCGATGAAAAATCAGGCCGTTTTGTGAACGGTGTACTATCCAAGTTTGAAGAAAAATAA
- a CDS encoding polyprenyl synthetase family protein: MHNELQQFITKKLPIIDAKLNSLLAATNVSETLKSSMAYSINAGGKRIRPLLVLATLEDLGVESKDALTVACAAELLHTYSLIHDDLPCMDDDNFRRGKPTNHIVYGEGVAVLAGDALQTLAFGSLTHLSDTSAQDTIRIIRLLSDASGATGMVGGQMLDIEGETKSVSLSELETIHVNKTGALLSFCIGAGAILAALDEEKSAKLKDFAYHIGLAFQIQDDILDITSTTEELGKTAGSDALSEKSTYPSLLGLEGAMARLAEHHQSARESLAFLEAEHPLLGLFADYIVERES, translated from the coding sequence ATGCATAATGAATTACAACAATTTATCACAAAAAAATTACCTATTATCGATGCCAAATTGAATAGCTTGCTTGCGGCTACGAATGTATCTGAAACATTGAAATCCTCGATGGCCTATTCAATCAATGCCGGTGGAAAAAGGATCCGACCTCTCCTCGTTCTAGCCACGCTCGAAGATCTTGGCGTGGAATCTAAAGATGCTTTGACGGTAGCTTGTGCTGCTGAATTGCTGCACACGTATTCCCTCATTCACGATGATTTGCCATGTATGGATGATGATAATTTTAGGCGCGGTAAACCGACGAACCATATCGTGTATGGGGAAGGGGTTGCTGTACTTGCAGGAGATGCTCTACAGACGCTGGCATTTGGAAGTTTAACTCACTTATCAGATACATCCGCACAAGACACTATTCGAATCATCCGTTTACTATCGGACGCTTCTGGAGCGACAGGAATGGTCGGCGGACAAATGCTTGATATTGAAGGCGAGACAAAAAGCGTGTCTTTATCGGAGCTTGAAACAATACATGTAAATAAAACAGGGGCTTTATTGTCATTTTGTATTGGTGCTGGTGCCATATTAGCCGCTTTAGATGAAGAAAAGTCTGCAAAGTTGAAAGACTTTGCTTACCATATTGGACTCGCATTTCAAATACAGGACGATATTTTAGATATTACGTCTACGACTGAAGAACTTGGAAAGACTGCAGGAAGCGATGCGTTAAGTGAGAAGTCCACGTACCCATCACTGCTTGGTCTAGAGGGTGCAATGGCACGTCTGGCAGAACATCACCAATCCGCAAGAGAATCTCTTGCTTTTTTGGAAGCGGAGCATCCGCTTCTAGGGTTATTCGCGGATTATATCGTCGAACGAGAGTCGTAA
- the dxs gene encoding 1-deoxy-D-xylulose-5-phosphate synthase, with translation MELTEITNPSFIKKLNRDQMVELAEEIRKFLIGKLSVTGGHIGPNLGVVELTIALHRHFDSPDDKIIWDVGHQAYVHKILTGRAGDFDTLRQFKGLCGFPKMIESDHDVWETGHSSTSLSAAMGMAAARDVKGDSNYVIPVIGDGALTGGMALEALNHIGHAKTNMIVILNDNEMSIAPNVGALHAVLGKLRTAGKYNSAKDELEYILKKIPAVGGKLAAAAERVKDSLKYLLVSGVFFEELGFTYLGPIDGHDFNDLERNIQYAKKMDGPVLLHVITKKGKGYSPAEDDKIGTWHGTGPYKIETGDFVKSSSVAPSWSGLVAGTVQKLARVDRRIVAITPAMPVGSKLESFAAEFPDRFFDVGIAEQHATTMAAGLATQGMKPFLAIYSTFMQRAYDQMLHDISRQNLNVFIGIDRAGLVGADGETHQGVFDIAFLRHMPNLVIMMPKDENEGQHMVKTAIDYDEGPIVMRYPRGNGLGVTMDETLRPIPIGSWEVLREGHDGVILTFGTTIPMALEAANILFAKGIHVKVINARFIKPLDTAMLDTIFATGMPIITVEEAVLAGGFGSAVLEYAHDTLQNVAPIRRMGIPDQFIEHGNVDELLAEIGMTAGHLVENMESFIKMQAVEREQV, from the coding sequence ATGGAACTCACAGAAATTACTAATCCATCTTTTATTAAAAAACTCAATAGGGATCAGATGGTGGAATTAGCAGAAGAAATTCGGAAATTTCTTATTGGAAAGTTATCAGTTACTGGTGGTCATATAGGGCCTAATCTTGGAGTAGTTGAATTGACAATTGCTTTGCATCGTCATTTTGATAGTCCTGATGATAAAATCATTTGGGATGTCGGCCACCAGGCATATGTCCATAAAATTTTAACAGGTCGTGCTGGTGATTTCGATACGCTTAGGCAATTCAAAGGCTTATGCGGATTCCCCAAAATGATTGAAAGCGATCATGACGTCTGGGAAACAGGTCACAGTTCTACCTCTCTTTCTGCGGCTATGGGAATGGCGGCTGCACGAGATGTCAAGGGAGATTCGAACTATGTAATACCGGTCATCGGAGACGGTGCGCTAACAGGTGGTATGGCACTTGAAGCACTTAATCATATCGGTCATGCAAAAACCAACATGATTGTCATTTTGAATGACAATGAGATGTCAATTGCTCCAAATGTCGGTGCGCTTCATGCAGTCCTTGGAAAGTTAAGAACTGCCGGTAAATATAATAGTGCAAAAGATGAACTTGAATATATATTGAAAAAAATTCCGGCGGTTGGCGGTAAACTTGCTGCTGCTGCGGAGCGTGTGAAAGATAGTTTGAAATATCTTCTCGTTTCGGGTGTCTTTTTCGAAGAACTTGGCTTCACATACCTTGGACCAATCGACGGGCATGATTTCAATGATCTTGAACGCAATATTCAATACGCCAAGAAAATGGATGGACCTGTCTTGCTTCATGTTATTACGAAAAAAGGCAAGGGATATAGCCCGGCCGAAGACGATAAAATCGGTACATGGCATGGCACAGGACCTTATAAAATCGAGACAGGTGATTTCGTCAAATCTTCTTCAGTGGCACCTTCATGGAGTGGACTTGTTGCAGGTACGGTTCAAAAGCTTGCTCGAGTTGATAGACGTATCGTCGCAATAACGCCGGCAATGCCTGTCGGTTCGAAATTAGAATCATTTGCAGCGGAATTCCCGGATCGATTCTTTGATGTCGGTATTGCTGAACAGCATGCAACGACGATGGCAGCAGGTCTTGCGACGCAAGGGATGAAACCGTTCTTAGCAATTTATTCGACATTTATGCAACGAGCTTACGATCAGATGCTTCATGATATCTCTAGACAAAACCTAAACGTCTTTATCGGTATTGACCGTGCTGGGCTGGTTGGCGCAGATGGTGAAACGCATCAGGGCGTCTTCGATATTGCATTCTTAAGGCACATGCCAAATCTGGTTATTATGATGCCGAAAGATGAAAACGAAGGTCAGCATATGGTGAAAACGGCTATTGATTATGATGAAGGACCTATAGTAATGCGTTATCCAAGAGGAAATGGACTCGGGGTAACTATGGATGAAACATTACGTCCAATCCCGATTGGCTCATGGGAAGTACTACGTGAAGGCCATGATGGCGTCATCTTGACATTTGGAACAACAATTCCGATGGCATTGGAAGCCGCCAACATATTATTTGCTAAAGGGATTCATGTAAAAGTCATAAATGCAAGATTCATCAAGCCACTTGATACGGCAATGTTAGATACAATTTTCGCAACAGGAATGCCGATTATAACAGTTGAAGAGGCGGTTCTTGCTGGCGGTTTCGGCAGTGCTGTACTTGAATATGCACATGATACACTTCAGAACGTTGCCCCAATTAGACGGATGGGCATTCCAGATCAGTTCATTGAACATGGGAATGTTGACGAACTACTTGCAGAAATCGGTATGACTGCAGGTCATCTAGTTGAGAATATGGAATCATTTATTAAAATGCAAGCAGTGGAAAGGGAACAAGTATGA
- the recN gene encoding DNA repair protein RecN: MLREISIKNFAIIENLEITFDEGLTVLTGETGAGKSIIIDAVQLLAGGRGSQEFIRHGATKAELEGLFTIEEESHPIIAQLAEFGIDAQDGVVILRRDLNSNGKTVCRVNGKLVTIAILREIGSQLIDIHGQHENQELMHERSHIHLLDHFAGEKLEHAYENYFELYESYRKLKRKLEKADDNEQQVAQRIDLYSFQLKEINAAGLVIGEEDQLEAEKQKLQNFNRLFERLNTAYVSISGDTHALDWVGSAMSDMEDAASVDKSLKLHAETIATSFYALQDTAHELKSILDDMEFDPARLEVVEERLALHISLKRKYGKTIEDILLYRDKITEELENLVSRDERLFAEQEKLAQLLQDLEIEAEELSIIRQNSSIQLENAIMEQLEQLHMGKASFKVEITRKAAGTFDSNGYDDVNFLISTNVGEPLKPLVKVASGGEISRIMLAIKTIFSKHQGVTSLIFDEVDTGVSGRVAQAIAEKIAIIATDSQVLCISHLPQVAAMADHHYLIKKNVISDRTMTEIHDVIESDRTEELSRMLSGAETTPLTLKHAEELLKLAAERKKSFR; this comes from the coding sequence TTGTTACGTGAAATCTCCATAAAAAACTTTGCAATCATTGAAAACCTTGAAATAACATTTGATGAAGGCCTAACCGTATTAACTGGAGAAACAGGCGCGGGAAAATCTATTATTATCGATGCTGTCCAACTACTTGCGGGTGGAAGAGGATCACAGGAATTTATCCGTCATGGAGCAACAAAAGCCGAACTGGAAGGGCTTTTCACTATTGAAGAAGAATCGCATCCTATTATTGCACAATTAGCTGAATTTGGTATTGATGCACAGGATGGCGTCGTTATATTGCGGCGCGATTTGAATTCAAATGGGAAAACGGTTTGCCGTGTCAATGGAAAGCTTGTGACGATCGCAATTTTGAGAGAAATTGGTTCACAGTTGATTGACATACATGGTCAACACGAAAATCAGGAATTAATGCATGAAAGAAGTCATATTCATTTACTCGATCATTTTGCGGGTGAAAAACTAGAGCATGCCTATGAAAACTATTTCGAGCTGTATGAAAGCTATCGAAAACTGAAACGGAAGCTTGAGAAGGCAGACGATAATGAGCAACAAGTGGCACAACGTATCGATTTGTATTCATTCCAGCTAAAAGAGATTAATGCAGCTGGACTCGTTATTGGTGAAGAGGACCAACTCGAAGCAGAAAAACAAAAGCTTCAAAACTTCAATCGTTTATTTGAGCGATTGAATACCGCATATGTGTCGATCAGTGGAGATACACATGCGCTTGACTGGGTCGGTTCTGCGATGAGTGATATGGAGGATGCCGCGTCGGTCGATAAGAGCTTGAAACTGCATGCTGAAACGATTGCAACAAGTTTCTATGCCTTACAAGATACTGCACACGAGCTCAAAAGTATACTTGATGATATGGAATTTGATCCTGCAAGACTCGAAGTAGTTGAAGAGCGCCTAGCACTCCACATCTCCTTGAAAAGGAAGTATGGCAAAACGATTGAAGACATTCTTTTGTATCGTGATAAAATCACAGAGGAACTTGAAAACTTAGTAAGTAGGGATGAACGTCTTTTTGCCGAGCAGGAAAAACTTGCGCAACTTCTCCAAGATCTTGAAATCGAAGCAGAAGAGTTATCAATTATCCGCCAAAATTCGTCTATTCAATTAGAAAATGCAATTATGGAACAACTGGAGCAACTTCATATGGGAAAAGCTTCTTTTAAAGTGGAAATTACTCGAAAAGCAGCAGGTACTTTCGATTCAAATGGATATGACGATGTGAACTTCTTGATCTCGACAAACGTTGGGGAACCGTTGAAACCACTTGTAAAAGTAGCGTCGGGCGGTGAAATTTCCCGTATAATGTTAGCGATAAAGACAATATTCTCTAAACATCAAGGAGTTACTTCACTTATTTTTGACGAAGTGGATACGGGTGTAAGCGGAAGAGTTGCACAAGCAATTGCGGAAAAAATAGCAATAATTGCAACAGATTCTCAGGTGCTTTGTATTTCTCATTTACCGCAAGTCGCCGCAATGGCGGATCACCATTACCTCATTAAAAAAAATGTAATAAGTGATAGGACGATGACGGAAATTCATGATGTCATCGAATCAGACAGGACTGAAGAATTGTCCAGGATGTTGTCTGGAGCTGAAACTACGCCATTAACATTAAAGCATGCGGAAGAGTTGTTGAAATTGGCCGCAGAACGTAAGAAATCGTTTAGATAA
- a CDS encoding TlyA family RNA methyltransferase — MTNRIPKERVDVLLVARGLFETREQAKRSIMAGIIFTAETRLDKPGEKIFADAPLVVKGSKLKYVSRGGLKLEKALEQFDADVNGKIVLDIGSSTGGFTDCALQNGASHCYALDVGYNQLAWKIRQDPRVTVMERTNFRHATPELFTEGIPQFATIDVSFISLTLILPALKRILADGGDVMVLVKPQFEAGKGKVGKKGVVREKSIHLEVLRKIADASIQEGFSLRGISYSPVTGGEGNIEFLFHLTSEDHALTSFDDVSFDNLVEEAYKELQ, encoded by the coding sequence ATGACAAATCGTATACCGAAAGAGCGGGTAGATGTCCTCCTGGTCGCGCGTGGTCTCTTTGAAACAAGGGAACAAGCAAAGCGCTCCATTATGGCGGGCATCATCTTTACCGCTGAAACAAGGCTCGATAAACCAGGCGAAAAAATTTTTGCGGATGCACCTCTTGTAGTCAAAGGTTCGAAACTGAAGTATGTCAGTCGGGGTGGCCTGAAGCTCGAAAAAGCGCTTGAGCAGTTTGATGCTGACGTTAACGGCAAAATTGTGCTGGATATCGGGTCGTCAACGGGCGGTTTCACAGATTGTGCCCTTCAAAATGGTGCGTCACATTGCTACGCGCTTGATGTTGGGTACAATCAGCTGGCATGGAAAATACGTCAGGATCCGCGCGTAACTGTAATGGAAAGAACAAACTTTAGACACGCTACACCAGAACTTTTCACCGAGGGCATACCTCAATTTGCAACAATAGACGTATCCTTCATCTCATTGACGCTTATCCTACCTGCTTTAAAACGCATTCTTGCAGACGGTGGCGACGTCATGGTCCTTGTAAAGCCTCAATTTGAGGCTGGAAAAGGAAAAGTAGGGAAAAAAGGTGTTGTCCGGGAAAAATCCATTCATCTTGAAGTTTTAAGAAAAATCGCTGATGCATCTATACAAGAAGGTTTCAGTCTTCGCGGAATTTCATATTCTCCTGTCACTGGCGGGGAAGGGAATATTGAGTTTCTATTCCACCTGACTTCGGAAGATCATGCTTTGACATCATTTGACGATGTTTCATTCGACAATCTTGTCGAAGAAGCGTACAAGGAACTGCAATAG